TTGTATTGAACTTGTTAGGTTAGCTAAAAAGTTTTGTTCAAGATGTAAATCTTTTGCCAAGTCGGATATAATCGAGTTTCCAGCAAACCAAAGCGACGTACATAAAAATTGTGCAACAATTATTATTGGTAGGGTGAGTCTCATGTGTTATTTTATAAGTTTACGATTGTATCGAATTAAGGCAACTATGCTCGTCACTTAATCTGTCAAATCAACTTCCTCGAAAATTTCCGTTTGGTGGCGAAACATCCAAAGTTTATCACCAGCATAAAAATTGATGAATCCATCTCGTAATTCGAATTGGGAGATACGTCGTAGCAACAAGTTTTGTTCGAATTGCATTTCTGTGGGAAGATCAATCACAAGGATACGGCGTGAGGTGATGATGGTTACTTTGTCATAGAGGTTGGCAAATGCCCGAAGGGTTTCCTGTTCGAGGCTAATGGTCTCCCAACGGTTCGTATAACTGTTGTATAAATAGAGTTTGCGATCGCTTGCCACAAGAGCGGCTTTGTGACCCATTGCCACTTCGTATCGTTCTTCCCCAAAGATATGACCTTTTTCCCATTCTGTGCTTGTATTACTCACACCTAACAGATTTTTTTGGGAGACAATTATACATAAATCACCAAAACATTTTGAGTAACGAACATGTTCACCTCTTGTGGAATATGCGACTTCCGTGCCATCAGATAAAAAAGCCTTTAAGGACAAATGGCCTTCGACAAAGTTTATCGTTGTTTGGATATATGGATAAGCAGTTTTGTCTGTGGGTGCATTGGAGAATACCGTTATATCTTGTTTGGCGGGAACGGAAGGAACGTGGAGGTCTGGATTTGGTCTTTGCGGTAGTCTATTTCGGTTTTGACTGAGTGTGTCGATATAATAGATATCTCCGTCAAATTGGTCGGGATTGGCGACAAGGGATGGGGATAATCCAATAGAGAAGGAAAAAATGATAATGACTGAAAGTAATTTTAGAAACTGATTTGTATGCAACCTAGAGAGCATTGACTTCTGTGACCCTTGCCAGTGAATCTCTATTAGATGGCATCTTCCGACAACCATTTCTCTGTAGTAGACGGGGAATAGTTTTGTAAGTGAGAGAGTATGTCTTTCGTTTCACTTAGGATGAGCACGAGATTCATGTTTTCTTTTTTTAAAAAACCGGCTTCCACCATGGATTGGAACATTTGGACCAGAGGGTTATAAAACCCATTCCAATTCAATAAAACAACGGGTTTGTAATGTAAACCTAATTGAGACCATGTGATCACTTCAAAAAACTCCTCCATGGTTCCGAATCCGCCCGGTAACACAACAAAGGCGTCCGACAAATCAAACATTTTGCGTTTTCTTTCGTGCATACTGTCTACAAGAATTAGATTGCCTAATCCACTATGCTCAATTTCTTTCTTTTTTAAAAATTTGGGAAGTATTCCGGTAACCGATCCGTTTTTTGATAAACAGCCATTGGCCACAGCCCCCATCAGACCGACACTGGCTCCGCCATAGACCAGACCAATTTGTTGATTTGCTAGGTATTCACCTAATTCATATGCGGCGGTCATAAAGTTTGGATCAAACCCGGGTGCAGAACCGCAGTATACGGCAATGTTTTTAATTTGATTCATTGGGTATTTGTTCTTTATAGTAAAGTGTATTTAGGATAAAATTGTTAATATCAATGTCTTGCATTCCGTGATGGTTGATTCTTAAAAAACACTTTCGACGAGCTTCGATAAGTTTATTAATCAAAATTTGTTTATCAATCGAATTTGAAAAAAAATCCAACGGATGAATTGTGTGAGACTCACCTTTATTTTGTATCATTTTTTCTATTTCAGTCATCAGTTTGGAATCAGAAAAATCATTGGAACTTTCACCATATTTCTTTTTTAATTTTCCAATAAAAAAATCATAACTTTGGTTTTTTACATAATTTTGTTCACTAAAAAAATAATTCTCAGTTTCTTTGGAAAGAGACTTCGGCTTTAGCTTTAGATACAGTTCTTTTCCAATGGGACCAACATTATCAAGCAAAATGTAAGTTTCGTTCACAAAGGTGAGATGGTCATTCTCCGTTTCTAACATTGTATAGATATCGTTAGCGCAATCTGGTGTACAAATCCTTCTTAAGATGCTTGTTATCGATTGTCTAAGTTTTGCGTCCGTCTCCGTTTTGAGCATTTTCAGTAAATGCGGAACACTCTGGTCACCATAAACTCCATAAAGATGCGTTCTTTGTGCGTGTGCATCCACCATGGTCACATGTTGCGGAATAAAAAAAGATTTAGTTTCATTTTGTAAAAATCTTTTATCAATTGAGTATAAAAAATTTGGAATTTTTTTTTCGCT
This genomic stretch from Leptospira meyeri harbors:
- a CDS encoding TIGR00730 family Rossman fold protein; amino-acid sequence: MNQIKNIAVYCGSAPGFDPNFMTAAYELGEYLANQQIGLVYGGASVGLMGAVANGCLSKNGSVTGILPKFLKKKEIEHSGLGNLILVDSMHERKRKMFDLSDAFVVLPGGFGTMEEFFEVITWSQLGLHYKPVVLLNWNGFYNPLVQMFQSMVEAGFLKKENMNLVLILSETKDILSHLQNYSPSTTEKWLSEDAI